A genomic region of uncultured Paludibaculum sp. contains the following coding sequences:
- a CDS encoding restriction endonuclease — MPREYTLDDIHAMSWQEFESVAVNAVRRLYRNYGIDINKTPYSHDGGRDGEAQHVLAIGLGPDLAITIKVFLEIKKRDATNVGKSDLGSHVVDAFTQKVTKIIFVTNREFAEPLSKWLDDFCGPLGIQYSLIAGRRLLEMLNGIGDLSIASPSTERPPPAGSLPFASRASKITGRLTFSLHPNDSTGWSGPCIARADRPVFAIVDLDVGDAVSPFHGLIRLRANRPGTAALRSMVRNRPVLFSPGERQRWVFAVWLNAPGQWDSTCCDILLEPSAVGLEVRFTNVIHAPEEGLAAASSGSQGQAERAISSSLKVWHQGGGVAMRVLIAPAGLGKSFIVGRLRREWQGYGLHEVMLDGETISNDAQLIERTFSTLFPLPMGPFDQSFQPALEGWLEHLDLAADVCKRLSAELCRSGGLHSGHCDPRLRAELLASLIAEAGGEGGGLVFVFEDLHKVSPSVLSILSEGVCYLRSRGRGNVFVLATSRPSSEAGAQDLTASWLRRLQVLSALAEDGIDTLHPPSEGDAHEILRATIPTLATTHVRRIIEQVGTIPFNLREAVLYLRQLGIVSALEPNGRPVLLDPSRLGLLLEHEGLHRATQRRIEVFFRDRPDWLRRFVEAGACWGRQFSYTRVAGALGVSVQTETPHQVSDCARWSLLALSPDGREHLEFDHDLVRASVLELIPDLRRRELAELLLEHSQDDDDNARRAGLAYQAGRADEAFDLSRSAARQQRAAGRPADALRANHIAILTLDSNWGRFHARNSAWVDIAIQAAPACRRKVADWQERDKEALAILRDNLDCLGTLSAGSSNLSDALLSEARLVSQRLGDQAASASLLATEGRLLFERNELLRAAARHKEAETAFAEIGTDQSKDRAENLVRLAICQRQLGHIGESLGTLRRALKYRVKSDWTLLNKVRSNTGAAYLLSDWTTVRHHWERQLRSAKVHKLPSREAHALASLSFINLFDGRPSEGRRQAEEALEIARRHALDNTRVRCDLNLSVYFLLTGNAEAALSHLNEAEALATQHQIDRRLWRVYANLATTYELLGDLEQARARDVQTLLSLGARTWPVEHLLKRGRHLLPLLNVALRAPAAPQLYGSVFESCLPPDVGGLLGKLATKLTAGQRPSELGEVLLKYLLEVGGKRRFLLTE; from the coding sequence TTGCCCAGGGAATACACGCTCGATGACATCCACGCCATGTCATGGCAGGAATTTGAGAGTGTGGCTGTCAACGCCGTTCGGCGGCTGTATCGTAATTACGGCATTGACATTAATAAGACGCCCTACTCTCATGATGGGGGACGCGACGGTGAAGCTCAGCATGTCCTCGCAATCGGACTCGGTCCAGACCTTGCGATTACCATCAAGGTCTTCTTAGAGATCAAGAAGCGAGACGCCACCAACGTCGGTAAAAGCGACTTGGGTTCCCACGTGGTCGACGCATTTACGCAGAAGGTAACAAAGATCATCTTTGTGACGAACCGCGAGTTTGCCGAGCCGCTTTCGAAGTGGCTCGATGACTTTTGCGGGCCACTTGGAATTCAATATAGCCTGATCGCTGGACGCCGCCTCCTTGAAATGCTTAACGGGATTGGCGACTTGTCTATAGCATCTCCTTCAACCGAGCGCCCGCCGCCAGCCGGTTCACTCCCTTTTGCATCTCGTGCGTCCAAGATTACGGGCCGGCTGACTTTCAGCCTCCATCCCAATGACTCAACGGGTTGGTCCGGGCCATGTATCGCGCGAGCCGACCGGCCAGTTTTTGCCATCGTTGATCTTGACGTAGGCGATGCGGTATCCCCGTTCCACGGGCTTATCCGTCTTCGAGCAAACCGTCCCGGTACAGCGGCTCTTCGCAGCATGGTCCGGAACCGTCCGGTCCTATTCTCTCCCGGCGAGCGACAGCGATGGGTCTTTGCTGTGTGGCTGAATGCACCTGGCCAATGGGACAGTACCTGCTGCGATATCCTCCTAGAGCCGTCGGCAGTGGGGCTGGAGGTTCGCTTTACAAACGTAATTCACGCACCAGAGGAGGGGTTAGCAGCAGCTTCATCGGGCAGCCAGGGGCAAGCAGAGCGGGCGATCAGCAGCAGTTTGAAAGTTTGGCACCAGGGCGGTGGTGTCGCAATGAGAGTCCTCATTGCTCCCGCCGGGTTAGGCAAATCCTTTATCGTCGGCCGTCTGAGGAGAGAGTGGCAGGGATACGGTCTGCACGAGGTTATGCTTGATGGCGAGACCATCAGTAATGACGCGCAACTCATTGAGCGGACGTTCTCCACGCTGTTTCCGCTGCCGATGGGTCCATTTGACCAGAGCTTCCAACCTGCATTAGAAGGCTGGCTGGAGCACTTGGACTTGGCGGCCGATGTCTGTAAACGATTAAGTGCTGAGCTTTGCCGCTCTGGCGGGCTCCACTCCGGCCACTGCGACCCGCGGCTCCGTGCGGAGCTGCTTGCCTCCCTGATCGCCGAAGCTGGCGGAGAGGGCGGAGGGTTGGTTTTCGTTTTCGAGGACCTGCATAAGGTTTCTCCCTCGGTCCTGAGCATTCTGTCGGAGGGGGTGTGCTACCTCCGATCTCGCGGCCGCGGCAACGTGTTTGTGCTTGCTACCTCGCGGCCCTCGAGCGAGGCAGGTGCACAAGACCTGACGGCTAGTTGGCTGCGAAGGCTCCAGGTGTTGTCGGCGCTGGCAGAAGACGGAATTGACACCCTCCATCCACCAAGCGAGGGCGACGCCCACGAGATCCTGCGGGCTACGATTCCGACTCTGGCGACAACGCACGTCAGGCGAATCATCGAACAGGTTGGCACGATCCCGTTCAATCTGCGCGAAGCCGTGCTCTACTTGCGACAACTTGGCATCGTAAGCGCGCTAGAGCCCAACGGCCGGCCGGTGCTCCTCGATCCAAGCAGGCTTGGCTTATTGCTCGAACACGAGGGTTTGCATCGCGCGACTCAGCGGCGGATCGAGGTGTTCTTCCGTGACCGGCCTGACTGGCTCAGGCGCTTCGTCGAAGCCGGGGCGTGCTGGGGCCGCCAATTCTCCTACACCAGGGTGGCTGGCGCTCTCGGCGTGTCGGTTCAGACCGAGACTCCACATCAAGTCAGTGACTGCGCGCGCTGGAGTCTGCTCGCCCTATCGCCGGATGGGCGAGAGCACCTGGAGTTCGACCACGACTTGGTGCGCGCTTCGGTCCTCGAACTCATTCCTGATCTGCGCCGCAGAGAGCTAGCGGAACTGCTGCTCGAACACTCGCAAGACGATGATGATAACGCGCGGCGGGCTGGACTCGCCTATCAGGCGGGCCGAGCGGACGAAGCCTTCGACCTGTCTCGCTCGGCAGCACGACAGCAGAGAGCGGCAGGACGGCCCGCTGATGCGCTACGGGCGAACCATATAGCCATCCTCACCCTCGATTCAAACTGGGGACGCTTCCACGCGCGGAACTCGGCATGGGTAGACATCGCAATCCAGGCAGCGCCGGCCTGCCGACGGAAGGTTGCCGACTGGCAAGAGCGCGACAAGGAGGCACTAGCGATCCTGCGGGACAACCTCGATTGCCTAGGCACTCTGTCAGCTGGCAGCAGTAATCTGAGCGATGCCTTACTCTCTGAGGCACGGCTCGTCAGCCAGCGTCTGGGCGACCAGGCGGCCAGCGCCTCTCTACTGGCAACGGAAGGTCGCCTGCTGTTTGAACGGAATGAGCTTCTTCGTGCGGCAGCTCGCCATAAGGAAGCTGAAACGGCGTTTGCAGAAATTGGCACCGATCAGAGCAAAGATCGCGCCGAGAACCTCGTTCGCCTAGCAATCTGCCAACGACAACTTGGCCACATTGGCGAATCCTTAGGAACACTCAGGCGTGCCCTCAAGTATCGCGTAAAGTCCGATTGGACTCTCCTAAACAAGGTTCGATCGAATACTGGCGCAGCCTATCTGCTGTCAGACTGGACGACCGTCCGACATCATTGGGAGCGCCAACTGCGGTCAGCCAAAGTTCACAAGCTGCCTTCCCGGGAGGCCCACGCCCTAGCGAGCTTGTCCTTCATCAACCTCTTTGATGGCCGCCCGTCGGAAGGGCGAAGGCAGGCCGAAGAGGCGCTGGAGATCGCCAGACGTCATGCCTTGGACAACACTCGCGTCCGTTGCGACCTGAATCTGTCCGTCTATTTCCTCTTGACTGGAAATGCCGAGGCGGCCCTCTCCCACCTGAACGAGGCCGAGGCTCTCGCCACGCAACACCAGATTGACCGCCGCTTGTGGCGGGTGTACGCCAACCTCGCGACAACCTACGAGTTACTGGGCGATCTTGAGCAAGCACGTGCTCGCGACGTGCAGACGTTGCTAAGCCTCGGCGCTAGAACCTGGCCCGTAGAGCACTTGCTGAAGCGCGGGCGGCACCTGCTGCCGCTGCTCAACGTAGCCCTCCGTGCACCCGCGGCACCGCAGCTTTACGGATCGGTCTTCGAAAGCTGCCTGCCGCCGGACGTGGGGGGGCTCTTAGGCAAACTGGCCACCAAGCTGACAGCCGGCCAGCGCCCCTCGGAGCTAGGTGAAGTGCTGCTTAAATATCTGCTGGAGGTCGGCGGAAAACGGCGGTTCCTTTTGACGGAGTGA
- a CDS encoding glycosyltransferase produces the protein MPTITYVGRVVDSRKGLPVFLDAVELLLAADLRPFRVRIVGGSAQEAALVETMTSQSRRCANAIRNGRIEIWSRVERAALAELYSRSTVVCVPSLREQFGMVAVEAMMCGAPIVASRVGGLRDLVLHDLTGYLVDRANPVAMAAALAQFVRSPSLARWMGRNALIWSTTAFELTAVARRYIDLFEGLTHGAVPAAEPAAGPEAVRGHIADLSWPVVETLLGSRIVGRQDVSSSPTPSFIVTTETGKYFVKLHQRRPASLSCLAGRGMAARPVYEPAELVKLAKFVSRAAVAPKVIAADEERGVLVQEFLSEEPLLSEDDAESRLKQASDEIQALAAVPRPHAEQFLQALSRVADARTEEAAISLVDDAATSLNVSILGVQPPLRQCHPQIELLRISSYLRKNHWAVSPEVAVRLRSVVRFLLSARPLVYDCPRLQHGSMKREHLMRRADGTPAVCDLDHVALYVGPHDIAHWAHDEHARAEAPAPLRMLNKIHRLAHTEDDQFLGGLWLAILPISNILWRFARGDWEPRPWEMQFLMTFPEAFGKVFTPSKGTAVFRRPPADI, from the coding sequence ATGCCTACGATTACCTACGTCGGTCGGGTGGTCGATTCACGTAAGGGTTTGCCAGTCTTTCTCGATGCCGTCGAACTCTTACTGGCTGCTGATTTGCGTCCATTCCGGGTGCGCATCGTGGGCGGTTCTGCCCAGGAGGCAGCGCTCGTCGAGACGATGACGAGTCAGTCGAGAAGATGTGCCAATGCCATCCGAAACGGACGCATTGAAATCTGGAGCCGTGTCGAGCGCGCGGCATTGGCCGAACTCTACAGCCGTAGCACCGTAGTCTGCGTGCCGTCTCTTAGGGAGCAATTCGGCATGGTTGCCGTGGAAGCGATGATGTGCGGAGCACCGATCGTGGCGAGCCGGGTCGGCGGTTTGAGGGACCTGGTCCTCCATGACCTCACCGGCTACCTGGTTGATCGCGCCAATCCTGTTGCTATGGCAGCGGCGCTGGCGCAGTTCGTTCGTAGTCCCAGCCTCGCCCGTTGGATGGGGCGCAACGCCCTGATCTGGAGCACAACTGCTTTCGAACTCACAGCGGTGGCGAGGCGTTACATCGATCTCTTTGAAGGCCTGACTCACGGCGCTGTGCCGGCCGCCGAGCCCGCGGCCGGGCCCGAGGCGGTCCGCGGGCACATTGCGGATCTCTCCTGGCCCGTTGTCGAGACGCTGCTTGGAAGTCGCATCGTTGGGCGCCAAGACGTCTCGTCGAGTCCGACGCCGAGCTTTATTGTCACGACCGAGACCGGGAAGTACTTCGTAAAACTCCACCAGCGGCGTCCGGCGTCACTCAGTTGCTTGGCTGGCCGTGGAATGGCCGCACGGCCCGTTTACGAACCAGCCGAACTAGTGAAGTTGGCGAAATTCGTATCTAGAGCTGCGGTGGCGCCCAAGGTCATTGCCGCCGATGAGGAGAGAGGGGTTCTTGTGCAGGAGTTCCTATCGGAGGAGCCGCTGCTGTCAGAGGACGATGCGGAGTCACGGCTGAAGCAAGCATCGGACGAGATTCAGGCGCTTGCAGCCGTGCCAAGGCCCCACGCGGAGCAGTTTCTTCAAGCGCTCAGTCGGGTTGCAGACGCGCGGACCGAGGAGGCGGCTATCAGTTTGGTTGACGATGCGGCCACAAGCCTCAATGTCTCCATCCTAGGGGTGCAGCCGCCACTTCGACAGTGCCATCCGCAGATAGAATTGCTACGCATATCGAGCTACCTCCGCAAGAACCATTGGGCCGTCAGTCCTGAGGTGGCCGTCCGACTGCGATCTGTTGTGCGCTTCTTACTTTCGGCCCGGCCACTGGTCTACGATTGTCCTCGCCTCCAGCATGGGAGCATGAAGCGTGAACACTTGATGCGACGTGCGGACGGCACACCAGCAGTCTGCGATCTCGACCATGTTGCGCTCTACGTCGGGCCCCATGATATCGCCCACTGGGCTCATGACGAGCACGCCCGCGCCGAAGCGCCGGCACCCCTCCGCATGCTCAACAAAATTCATCGGCTAGCGCACACCGAAGACGACCAATTCTTGGGTGGGCTGTGGCTAGCGATTCTGCCGATCTCCAACATCCTCTGGCGGTTTGCCCGGGGCGATTGGGAACCGCGGCCGTGGGAGATGCAGTTCCTGATGACTTTTCCCGAAGCCTTTGGAAAGGTTTTCACTCCGTCAAAAGGAACCGCCGTTTTCCGCCGACCTCCAGCAGATATTTAA
- a CDS encoding glycosyltransferase → MRVLLLTLTDDPFDPPGAGRFGGSHAFYFDVSRQFVRMGHDVTIVTRLNDSSKPRFQKLGPLCRVHRVEVGPPEEVDHHSLGCLSDNLVAGVRSLGFEHRFDVLQTSNWLSGIVGLAFVPCLADKHVHHLLSLGRVRLALGEERSPHDKARDESECSIFASADALVCVTNEEREALERFYPDVARDKVTIIPYGIDSDIFSPRPSDAYDYLRRSGGRFT, encoded by the coding sequence ATGCGAGTCCTTCTGCTTACGCTGACGGATGATCCTTTTGACCCACCCGGCGCGGGTCGTTTCGGCGGCAGCCACGCGTTCTATTTCGATGTTTCCAGGCAATTTGTGCGCATGGGCCACGACGTAACGATCGTGACCCGTCTGAATGACTCCTCCAAACCGCGCTTTCAGAAGCTTGGGCCACTATGTCGGGTGCATCGAGTAGAGGTAGGGCCTCCAGAAGAAGTCGATCACCATTCCCTTGGCTGCCTCAGCGACAACCTAGTGGCAGGTGTCCGTAGCTTAGGTTTTGAGCACCGATTCGACGTATTGCAGACGAGCAACTGGTTGTCCGGTATCGTGGGTCTGGCGTTCGTACCCTGCCTTGCCGATAAGCATGTTCACCATTTATTGTCTTTGGGCCGCGTGCGGCTGGCGCTCGGAGAGGAACGATCCCCCCATGATAAAGCCAGAGATGAGTCGGAGTGTAGTATTTTCGCATCCGCTGACGCACTGGTCTGCGTGACAAACGAAGAGAGGGAAGCCCTCGAGAGGTTCTATCCGGATGTGGCAAGAGACAAGGTCACGATTATTCCCTACGGCATCGACTCCGATATCTTCTCTCCGCGGCCAAGCGATGCCTACGATTACCTACGTCGGTCGGGTGGTCGATTCACGTAA
- a CDS encoding patatin-like phospholipase family protein: MGGGGFAASSWTTGLIVGMADAGVNVRDADVLIGTSSGGRVALQLASNAPLEEIFERQVSVASRVARPGVGVDWSRLQREVAQAKELGGERTEILKRIGVLALANGGPDRRALVASQLPMQSWPERRVLLTALNAETGVRRAFDRESGIDLVDAVMATTAFFGFPPVWFEGAPYIDGGFHSSDNADLAAGYSRVLVLALKPPPGAMKLVALEEGVAELRATGAEVVVIQPDEEATEAIASGGTPMNPAICEPATRAGRAQGRRVVQARGTTGWW, encoded by the coding sequence CTGGGCGGCGGCGGATTTGCCGCCAGTTCCTGGACCACCGGACTCATCGTCGGCATGGCCGACGCCGGCGTCAATGTCCGCGACGCAGACGTGCTCATCGGCACCTCCTCCGGCGGCCGCGTGGCGCTGCAACTCGCCTCCAACGCTCCGCTGGAAGAGATATTTGAGCGGCAGGTGAGCGTCGCTTCGCGAGTCGCGCGCCCCGGAGTCGGCGTCGACTGGAGCCGGCTCCAGCGCGAGGTCGCGCAGGCGAAAGAACTGGGCGGCGAGCGCACCGAAATCCTCAAGCGCATCGGGGTGCTCGCCCTTGCCAACGGCGGCCCGGATCGACGGGCCCTGGTCGCTTCACAGTTGCCGATGCAGAGCTGGCCGGAGCGGCGCGTGCTGCTCACCGCGCTGAACGCCGAAACCGGTGTGCGCCGGGCCTTTGACCGCGAAAGCGGCATCGACCTGGTCGACGCCGTCATGGCCACCACGGCCTTCTTCGGCTTCCCTCCGGTGTGGTTCGAGGGGGCGCCCTACATCGACGGCGGCTTCCATTCCAGCGACAATGCCGATCTGGCGGCGGGCTACTCCAGGGTGCTGGTGCTGGCGCTGAAACCGCCACCGGGGGCCATGAAGCTGGTGGCGCTGGAAGAGGGCGTCGCGGAATTGCGGGCGACAGGCGCGGAGGTCGTAGTGATCCAACCGGACGAAGAGGCAACGGAAGCAATCGCGTCGGGCGGCACGCCCATGAATCCCGCGATCTGTGAGCCGGCCACCCGGGCCGGCCGGGCGCAAGGCCGCCGGGTCGTCCAGGCACGCGGCACGACCGGTTGGTGGTGA
- a CDS encoding POTRA domain-containing protein produces MRSFNSVLAQLMGLFLLRAEIIPAQATEAQGRAPSSTQGSPFEAVPEPPRPPPVTVSGPAIVAIEFRGATRLRESVLRALIASRVGGPYDIETLRRDAQALKHTGRFSDVVWETEESRSGPIVRFVVVERPVIQSVEYQGNDTVTVPEILERFRLRKVNLRVETLFNEDELERAAATVRELVAERGHQNITVSPSVEPVWPPSGVRSSPPSTVKIIFRAEEQR; encoded by the coding sequence ATGAGGTCCTTTAACTCGGTTTTGGCGCAGTTGATGGGGCTCTTCCTGCTTCGAGCCGAAATCATCCCAGCTCAAGCGACGGAAGCCCAGGGGCGAGCGCCATCCTCCACACAAGGCAGTCCATTTGAAGCGGTTCCCGAACCCCCGAGGCCTCCCCCAGTAACGGTCTCGGGGCCAGCCATCGTGGCGATTGAATTCCGTGGCGCGACGCGCTTACGGGAGTCTGTCCTGCGAGCGCTTATCGCCTCCCGCGTAGGTGGCCCCTATGACATAGAGACTTTGCGCCGCGACGCTCAGGCTCTGAAGCACACTGGCCGCTTCTCCGATGTCGTCTGGGAGACCGAGGAGAGCCGCTCAGGTCCAATCGTGCGTTTCGTGGTCGTCGAGCGGCCTGTGATTCAATCCGTCGAATACCAAGGCAACGACACGGTGACCGTCCCGGAAATCCTGGAACGGTTTAGGCTGCGAAAGGTCAACCTCAGGGTGGAGACTCTGTTCAATGAGGACGAACTGGAGCGCGCGGCGGCGACGGTCCGGGAACTTGTGGCTGAACGGGGACACCAGAACATCACAGTCTCCCCTTCTGTGGAGCCGGTCTGGCCGCCCTCCGGTGTCAGGAGTTCGCCGCCCTCAACCGTCAAGATCATCTTCCGAGCAGAGGAGCAGCGGTAG
- a CDS encoding corrinoid protein — translation MVDPQKLYDAVLNGDQKTAIAVTEQALAEGMAPLDLISNYMVPAMDEVGRRFECEDYFVPELLLSARAMKGSLNLLRPLLTASGVEPVGRVAIGTVKGDLHDIGKNIVASMLEGGGFEVIDLGADVSPEKFIDAVREKGAKIVALSALLTVTMPSMRKTIDALKDAGVREQVKVIVGGAPVTQQFASEIGADGYSDNANAAVALARRLTAERAPL, via the coding sequence ATGGTGGATCCTCAGAAGCTCTATGATGCGGTTCTGAACGGCGACCAGAAGACCGCCATCGCGGTGACGGAGCAGGCCCTCGCGGAAGGCATGGCCCCGCTGGATTTGATTTCCAACTACATGGTTCCGGCCATGGACGAGGTGGGCCGTCGCTTTGAGTGCGAAGATTACTTTGTGCCGGAGTTGCTCCTATCGGCCCGCGCCATGAAAGGCTCGCTCAACCTGCTGCGCCCCCTGCTCACGGCCAGCGGGGTGGAACCAGTCGGCCGCGTCGCCATCGGCACCGTCAAGGGTGACCTCCACGACATCGGCAAAAACATCGTGGCCTCCATGCTGGAAGGCGGCGGCTTTGAGGTCATCGATCTCGGCGCCGACGTCTCGCCAGAGAAGTTCATTGATGCCGTGCGCGAAAAAGGAGCCAAAATCGTGGCCCTCTCGGCCTTGCTCACCGTTACCATGCCATCCATGCGCAAGACCATCGATGCATTGAAGGACGCCGGCGTCCGCGAGCAGGTCAAGGTGATCGTCGGCGGCGCGCCCGTCACGCAACAATTCGCTTCCGAGATCGGCGCTGACGGCTATAGCGACAACGCCAATGCCGCCGTCGCCTTGGCCCGTAGACTGACGGCCGAGCGAGCGCCCTTATGA
- a CDS encoding homocysteine S-methyltransferase family protein, producing the protein MNRMREWLAGGPLITDGAWGTQLQALGLPLGAMPDTWNLEQPQHVESVARAYVEAGSQVILTNTFRANRVTLTDSNLEDLVEPLNRAGVSISRRVAGRKALVFASMGPTGKMLMTGEVEPDAVTHAFAEQARVLAANGADALLLETFSDLEEAKLALQGARQTGLPVIVSFAFDSGKNLDRTMMGSTPELIAAEMETAGAAAVGANCGAGIERFLPVCQRLKAACALPVWIKANAGLPEVKEGSVVYNTSAGFFAGHYSALAAAGASFLGGCCGTNPDFIRALVAARSAACA; encoded by the coding sequence ATGAACCGCATGCGGGAATGGCTCGCCGGCGGTCCGCTCATCACGGACGGCGCCTGGGGCACGCAACTCCAGGCCCTGGGTCTCCCCCTGGGCGCGATGCCGGACACATGGAATCTCGAGCAGCCGCAGCACGTCGAATCCGTCGCCCGCGCCTACGTCGAAGCCGGAAGCCAGGTCATTCTCACCAACACCTTCCGCGCGAACCGCGTCACGCTGACGGACTCCAACTTGGAAGACTTGGTGGAACCCCTCAACCGCGCGGGCGTCTCTATCTCACGCCGAGTGGCTGGGCGTAAGGCTCTCGTCTTCGCCTCCATGGGGCCCACCGGCAAGATGCTGATGACCGGCGAGGTCGAGCCGGACGCCGTCACACACGCCTTCGCCGAACAGGCCCGTGTCCTGGCGGCGAACGGCGCCGATGCCCTGCTGCTGGAGACCTTCAGCGACCTGGAAGAGGCCAAACTGGCCCTTCAGGGCGCCCGTCAGACAGGACTACCCGTCATCGTCTCGTTCGCCTTCGATTCCGGAAAGAACCTGGACCGCACCATGATGGGCTCGACACCCGAGCTGATCGCGGCTGAGATGGAAACCGCCGGCGCCGCCGCCGTGGGCGCCAACTGCGGAGCGGGCATCGAACGCTTCCTGCCCGTCTGCCAGCGCCTCAAAGCAGCCTGTGCCCTGCCGGTCTGGATCAAGGCCAACGCGGGCCTGCCGGAGGTCAAGGAAGGCTCCGTCGTCTACAACACCTCCGCCGGGTTCTTTGCCGGACATTACTCCGCGCTCGCCGCCGCTGGAGCGTCCTTCCTCGGTGGCTGCTGCGGTACCAACCCCGATTTCATCCGCGCACTCGTCGCGGCCAGGAGCGCCGCATGCGCCTAA
- a CDS encoding DUF1638 domain-containing protein has translation MRLKLISCEVLFREMCAELARSPHQVDVEFLPKGLHDLGGKAMAKALQERIDAVPAGQYDAILLGYGLCGNGLHGVEARHTIIVLPRAHDCIALLMGSRDAYQRYFDEHPGTYYRSTGWLERGKGLQQLTHNTVGMDVSESDLIAKYGEDNGRYLYEQLTRYRSTYQRLTFIETGLEADARFEEDARWEAAERGWTFEKLAGNLILVRRLINGDWKGNDFLVTQPGQRIMASYDTNIVRADEIQRAASV, from the coding sequence ATGCGCCTAAAACTGATCAGTTGCGAAGTCCTCTTCCGGGAGATGTGCGCCGAACTCGCGCGCTCGCCCCATCAGGTCGACGTCGAGTTCCTGCCCAAGGGCCTGCATGACTTGGGCGGCAAAGCCATGGCCAAGGCACTGCAGGAGAGGATCGACGCCGTGCCGGCCGGCCAGTACGACGCCATCCTGCTCGGCTATGGGCTCTGCGGGAACGGACTCCATGGCGTCGAGGCGCGTCACACCATCATCGTCCTGCCGCGCGCCCACGACTGCATCGCCTTGCTGATGGGAAGCCGCGATGCCTACCAGCGGTACTTCGACGAGCACCCGGGCACGTACTATCGCTCCACCGGCTGGCTCGAGCGCGGCAAGGGCCTGCAGCAGTTGACCCACAACACCGTGGGCATGGATGTCTCCGAGAGCGACCTCATCGCCAAGTACGGCGAGGACAACGGCCGCTACCTCTATGAACAGCTCACCCGCTACCGCTCCACCTACCAGCGCCTGACGTTCATCGAAACCGGCCTCGAAGCCGACGCCCGTTTTGAAGAAGACGCGCGCTGGGAAGCAGCCGAGCGCGGCTGGACCTTTGAGAAGCTCGCCGGGAACCTCATCCTGGTCCGCCGCCTGATCAATGGCGACTGGAAGGGCAACGACTTCCTGGTCACGCAGCCCGGCCAGAGGATCATGGCGAGCTACGACACCAACATCGTCCGGGCTGACGAGATCCAGCGGGCAGCCTCCGTTTAG
- a CDS encoding uroporphyrinogen decarboxylase family protein — translation MTGKERILAKIGGGETDSLPLMPITMMFAGDVAGIPYGVYAKNHEALVEAQLAAANRFDFDYVSAISDPAREAADLGASIEWFEDQPPAINESKALIHDKAVLATLHPPDPANGRMNDRVCAVRLLAQRAGADRIVEGWVEGPCAMAADLRGLNTLMLDFGDDLDFVEALFDYALRMELRFAQAQVDAGATLIGVGDAAASLVGPRIYQNVVLPIEKRLVAGIQAMGVPVRLHICGNTRRILKGMGEVGAEIVDLDFPAPVDEARAAMGARQVLLGNMDPVRALRDGTPESVTAVLAECHAQAGRGYIVGAGCEIPRGTPHENVEAMTRFARSRQ, via the coding sequence ATGACAGGCAAAGAGCGTATCCTCGCGAAGATCGGTGGCGGCGAGACGGACTCGCTGCCTCTGATGCCCATCACCATGATGTTCGCCGGAGACGTCGCAGGCATTCCCTATGGCGTCTACGCAAAGAACCATGAAGCGCTCGTGGAAGCGCAGCTCGCGGCCGCCAACCGCTTTGACTTCGACTATGTGTCGGCGATCTCCGATCCTGCCCGCGAGGCCGCCGACCTGGGCGCCAGCATCGAATGGTTTGAAGATCAGCCGCCCGCCATCAACGAAAGCAAGGCTCTGATCCACGACAAGGCTGTCCTGGCAACGCTCCACCCGCCTGACCCAGCCAACGGACGCATGAACGATCGCGTCTGCGCCGTCCGCCTGCTGGCCCAACGCGCCGGGGCGGACCGCATCGTGGAAGGTTGGGTCGAGGGCCCCTGCGCGATGGCGGCCGACCTCCGCGGCCTCAACACGTTGATGCTCGACTTCGGTGACGACCTCGACTTCGTCGAAGCGCTCTTCGACTACGCGCTCCGCATGGAGCTGCGCTTCGCCCAAGCGCAGGTCGATGCCGGAGCCACCCTGATCGGCGTCGGCGACGCGGCCGCCTCCCTCGTGGGTCCCCGCATCTATCAGAACGTCGTGCTGCCCATTGAGAAGCGCCTGGTCGCGGGCATCCAGGCCATGGGCGTCCCGGTGCGCCTGCACATCTGTGGCAACACCCGCCGCATTCTGAAGGGCATGGGCGAGGTGGGCGCCGAGATCGTCGATCTCGACTTCCCTGCCCCCGTCGACGAAGCCCGCGCAGCCATGGGGGCAAGGCAAGTCCTGCTCGGCAACATGGACCCGGTCCGGGCCCTCCGTGATGGCACTCCGGAATCCGTCACCGCGGTTCTGGCCGAATGCCACGCGCAGGCCGGCCGCGGCTACATCGTCGGCGCCGGCTGCGAGATCCCGCGCGGGACACCCCATGAGAACGTCGAGGCCATGACGCGCTTCGCCCGCAGCCGGCAGTGA